The proteins below are encoded in one region of Peptoniphilus sp. GNH:
- the mnmE gene encoding tRNA uridine-5-carboxymethylaminomethyl(34) synthesis GTPase MnmE, translated as MDELIAAISTAQGLGGIGIVRMSGKGAVDVADLIFRGRSELKNGEDRKLYYGNIYDGDFLVDEVLIVKMLAPRTYTREDIVEIYCHGGLIPTRKILSLLIKNGARLAEPGEFTKRAFLNGRLDLAQAEAVIDLINSKTESAYENTIAQFEGKLSNTINEIREDLIRLMAFIVANVDFPDEDIEDILHADIAKRCELVLSKLDALLSNAKIGKLVRDGINTVILGRPNVGKSSFLNNILKEQRAIVTDIPGTTRDTIEEFVNMDGILLKISDTAGIRHTDDKVEKIGVERAKKSLDDADLLVLIFDLSREPSDEDREILKLSKGKPSIVIFNKEDLGSVWTDEDIRSFSLGRTYFKTSIKNKDLGADIKSFVEDLFFKGSLNVTKDTYVSRQRQINAMKDARESLLLALEAARNEEFLDLIEIDVSDALDKLGEIVGKVFTDDILDKVFSEFCIGK; from the coding sequence ATGGACGAATTGATTGCTGCGATTTCTACTGCTCAGGGTCTGGGCGGGATTGGAATTGTGAGAATGAGCGGCAAGGGAGCTGTGGATGTTGCCGATTTGATTTTTAGGGGCAGGTCTGAGCTTAAAAACGGCGAGGACAGAAAATTGTATTATGGAAATATTTATGATGGAGATTTTCTTGTCGATGAGGTTTTGATTGTCAAGATGCTTGCTCCACGCACTTATACTAGGGAGGATATTGTCGAGATTTATTGTCATGGTGGACTTATACCTACTAGAAAAATTTTAAGTTTACTTATAAAAAATGGCGCCAGACTTGCGGAGCCGGGCGAGTTTACTAAGAGGGCTTTTTTAAATGGAAGGCTGGATTTGGCTCAGGCTGAGGCTGTAATTGACCTTATAAATTCTAAGACTGAGTCGGCTTATGAGAATACTATAGCTCAATTTGAGGGTAAGCTTTCGAATACGATTAATGAAATCAGAGAGGATCTCATAAGGCTTATGGCTTTTATTGTTGCCAATGTGGATTTTCCAGATGAGGATATAGAGGATATTTTGCATGCTGATATAGCGAAGAGGTGCGAGCTGGTGCTTTCTAAGCTGGATGCTTTGCTTTCAAATGCAAAGATAGGTAAGCTTGTCAGAGATGGTATAAATACGGTTATTTTGGGAAGGCCCAATGTGGGCAAGTCGTCTTTTTTGAATAATATTTTGAAGGAGCAAAGGGCGATTGTGACGGATATACCTGGTACGACTAGGGACACCATCGAGGAATTTGTAAATATGGATGGGATTTTATTAAAGATTTCTGATACTGCTGGTATTAGGCATACTGATGATAAGGTCGAAAAAATTGGTGTGGAAAGAGCGAAAAAGTCTTTGGATGATGCGGATCTTTTGGTTCTTATTTTTGATCTTTCTCGGGAGCCTTCTGATGAGGACAGGGAGATTTTAAAACTTTCTAAGGGCAAGCCTTCTATTGTGATTTTTAATAAGGAAGATCTGGGTTCTGTTTGGACTGATGAGGATATAAGGAGCTTTTCTCTGGGCAGGACTTATTTTAAGACTTCTATCAAGAATAAGGATTTGGGAGCTGATATAAAGTCTTTTGTGGAGGATTTATTTTTTAAGGGAAGTCTTAATGTGACAAAGGATACTTATGTGTCTAGGCAAAGACAGATTAATGCTATGAAGGATGCGAGAGAGTCTTTGCTTCTTGCTCTTGAGGCTGCTAGGAATGAGGAGTTTTTGGATCTTATTGAGATAGATGTTAGTGATGCCTTGGATAAACTTGGAGAAATCGTGGGCAAGGTTTTTACGGATGATATTTTGGATAAGGTATTTTCTGAATTTTGTATTGGAAAGTAG